From Dendropsophus ebraccatus isolate aDenEbr1 chromosome 2, aDenEbr1.pat, whole genome shotgun sequence, a single genomic window includes:
- the LOC138783934 gene encoding protein HEG-like — MGLTVASRSSWWRLHVLCLVILRPTWVISEESTPTSDTHWGNVTTGPDQVYITNEDTSGTLNITVVTNSSSIATGPDLVYNSSKEISGTPNTTLEVYSGNVTTGPDQVFITSEVTNGTPSTSQELNSINITTGPDLVYTTSKETSRTLNNTVVTDRSNVTTAPDLVYTINKETSGTLNNTVVTDRSNVTTAPDLVYTTNKETSGTLNNTVVTDRSNVTTAPDLVYTTNKETSRTLNNTVVTDRSNVTTAPDLVYTTNKETSRTLNNTVVTDRSNVTTAPDLVYTTNKETSGTPNNTEVTDRSNVTTAPDLVYTTNKETSGTATTTIETYWSNVTTAPDLVFTTNKETSGTATTTLETYSSHVTTDPEQVSITSDENPGTPQETYLSNVTTRPGSAYIFQDTSGTSSPIFADDSTTGPDLSYIIETSGTPNTTLDVYSNTASLGSHLTYVPEDAVRTPSPTTETFPDVTSSEALTPGTPDMTLQTDGASFFSAMYCLRDADCPPFTMCTELGGHHICQCHLGSYFHQDLGCVTARTFPARIPASVLYWDKISLNTSGYRNEIRHSEAAEHLQGIHRVALLFQNVLGHIPGYLSTSIIELQWDEGLATIVHSFSTLYAVTEDDLWGALTVSPLLCTHSSCVSPLTSDTYQGLTLCDFDICDSSSSDCHSHSGLVTCECRTGYYKLSPTDHTCRACGSGYQRTENGCERCPIGFGGFNCEESYLLVVIVESCVGCVLLVSLITLLVFYFRRKEPQKPTYIDNIVLRVPTDQPSIRLPRAQFSWRREWEWNEPAEKVLTDIQQEAAIPDGPVIHMKTFGDPARFSAPNTFHGRHNLSFISD, encoded by the exons ATGGGTCTGACCGTGGCCTCCAGGTCCTCATGGTGGAGGCTCCATGTCTTGTGCCTTGTCATCCTCCGGCCCACGTGGGTCATCTCAGAAGAGTCCACCCCAACCAGCG ATACACACTGGGGTAACGTTACCACAGGACCAGACCAGGTCTATATCACCAACGAAGACACATCTGGAACCCTAAATATTACTGTGGTGACAAACAGCAGCAGTATTGCTACAGGACCAGACCTGGTCTACAACAGCAGCAAGGAAATATCCGGAACCCCAAATACTACTCTAGAGGTATACTCAGGTAATGTTACTACAGGGCCAGACCAGGTCTTCATCACCAGTGAAGTAACCAATGGAACCCCCAGTACTAGTCAAGAGTTAAACTCAATTAATATTACTACAGGACCAGACCTGGTGTACACCACCAGCAAAGAAACATCTAGAACCCTAAATAATACTGTGGTGACAGATAGGAGTAATGTTACTACAGCACCAGACCTTGTATACACCATCAACAAGGAAACATCTGGAACCCTAAATAATACTGTGGTGACAGATAGGAGTAATGTTACTACAGCACCAGACCTGGTGTACACCACCAACAAGGAAACATCTGGAACCCTAAATAATACTGTGGTGACAGATAGGAGTAATGTTACTACAGCACCAGACCTGGTGTACACCACCAACAAGGAAACATCTAGAACCCTAAATAATACTGTGGTGACAGATAGGAGTAATGTTACTACAGCACCAGACCTGGTGTACACCACCAACAAGGAAACATCTAGAACCCTAAATAATACTGTGGTGACAGATAGGAGTAATGTTACTACAGCACCAGACCTGGTGTACACCACCAACAAGGAAACATCTGGAACCCCAAATAATACTGAGGTGACAGATAGAAGTAATGTTACTACAGCACCAGACCTGGTATACACCACCAACAAGGAAACATCTGGAACAGCCACCACTACTATAGAGACATACTGGAGTAATGTTACTACAGCACCAGACCTTGTATTCACCACCAACAAGGAAACATCTGGAACCGCAACCACTACTCTAGAAACATACTCAAGTCATGTTACTACAGACCCTGAACAAGTCTCTATTACCAGTGATGAGAACCCCGGCACTCCTCAGGAGACATACCTGAGTAATGTTACTACACGCCCAGGCTCAGCCTATATCTTTCAGGACACGTCTGGAACGTCCAGCCCTatatttgcagatgattctactaCAGGACCAGACCTGAGCTACATCATTGAGACATCCGGAACCCCTAATACTACTCTAGACGTATACTCAAATACAGCTTCTCTGGGATCGCACCTAACCTATGTCCCTGAAGATGCAGTGAGAACCCCCAGCCCTACTACAGAGACATTCCCAG aCGTGACCTCCAGTGAGGCGCTCACCCCCGGGACCCCCGACATGACTCTGCAGACCGATGGAGCATCTTTCTTCA GTGCCATGTACTGTCTCCGCGATGCTGACTGCCCCCCCTTCACCATGTGCACAGAGCTGGGGGGTCACCACATATGTCAGTGTCATTTGGGGTCCTATTTCCACCAAGACTTGGGTTGTGTGACAG CCAGAACATTCCCGGCTAGGATTCCGGCCTCCGTCCTGTACTGGGATAAGATATCTTTGAACACGTCTGGATATAGAAATGAGATCCGACATTCGGAGGCAGCTGAGCATCTCCAGGGTATCCACAGGGTGGCGCTCTTG TTCCAGAACGTTCTTGGTCATATTCCAGGTTACCTATCTACATCCATCATCGAGCTGCA GTGGGATGAGGGACTTGCGACGATCGTCCATTCATTCTCCACATTGTATGCAGTCACAGAGGATGACCTGTGGGGGGCGCTGACTGTTTCCCCACTGCTCTGCACTCACTCTAGCTGTGTGTCTCCACTGACCAGTGACACCTATCAGG GTCTCACTCTTTGTGACTTTGACatatgtgactcctcctccagcGACTGCCACAGCCACAGCGGCCTGGTGACCTGTGAGTGCCGCACAGGGTATTATAAGCTCAGCCCCACAGACCACACATGTAGAG CATGTGGAAGTGGTTACCAGAGGACAGAGAATGGATGTGAGag GTGTCCAATAGGATTTGGTGGATTCAACTGCGAGGAAT CTTACTTACTGGTGGTGATTGTGGAGTCCTGTGTGGGCTGTGTCCTCCTGGTGTCTCTGATCACTTTGCTGGTCTTTTACTTCAG GAGAAAGGAGCCTCAGAAGCCTACGTACATAGACAACATTGTCTTAAGGGTCCCCACTGACCAGCCATCCATACGGCTGCCCAGAGCTCAGTTTTCTTGGAGAAGAGAGTGGGAATGGAACGAACCAGCAGAAAAGGTCCTGACAGACATTCAACAAGAGGCAGCTATTCCA GACGGACCAGTGATTCATATGAAGACATTCGGAGATCCGGCAAGGTTTTCCGCACCAAACACTTTCCATGGCCGCCACAACTTATCTTTTATCAGCGATTAA